In one Granulicella aggregans genomic region, the following are encoded:
- a CDS encoding cytochrome c maturation protein CcmE, which yields MASNQRKPLGIIVASVIIVATVAYLAITSIGSTKQYYVTIAELQGLGDKAYTRHLRVAGNVAPGSIKRQGMMVNFALMEQGKTLQVAYQGSEPPPDTFKDDSQALAVGTYGHDGVFHATELQAKCASKYAPVDKQPGTAVPKTTAAVMPVR from the coding sequence ATGGCCAGTAATCAGCGCAAACCGCTCGGAATCATCGTCGCCAGTGTCATCATCGTCGCGACCGTCGCCTATCTAGCGATCACCTCGATCGGCTCGACCAAGCAGTACTACGTCACCATCGCGGAGCTGCAGGGGCTTGGCGATAAGGCCTACACGCGCCACCTGCGCGTGGCCGGGAACGTTGCGCCGGGGTCGATCAAACGCCAGGGAATGATGGTCAACTTTGCATTGATGGAACAGGGCAAGACGCTTCAGGTCGCCTACCAGGGCTCCGAGCCACCGCCGGACACATTCAAGGACGACTCCCAAGCGCTGGCCGTGGGAACATACGGGCATGACGGCGTGTTTCACGCCACGGAACTCCAGGCCAAGTGCGCGTCGAAATACGCGCCAGTGGATAAGCAGCCCGGGACGGCCGTTCCGAAGACGACGGCTGCGGTGATGCCGGTGCGGTAG
- the thiC gene encoding phosphomethylpyrimidine synthase ThiC yields MSLNGANGHSNGNGNGHATASNGNGYKVPTGRAEWIVKRKAEAERTGDTNMSQMHFARKGLITEEMAYVAQREKISAELIRSEVAKGTMIIPANINHVELEPMAIGVESLCKINANIGNSALSSNVDEELRKLHTAVHFGADTVMDLSTGGDIPMIREAILRHSPVPIGTVPLYEALSRVKKVEDLNIDLYLEVIEEQAQQGVDYFTIHAGVLIEYVPLVAKRITGIVSRGGAILAQWMTSHHKQNFLYENFDRITKVMAKYDVSYSLGDGLRPGCLADASDEAQFAELKTLGELTRHAWKSDVQVMIEGPGHIPMDQIKLQVDKEVELCDGAPFYVLGPLVTDIAPGYDHITSAIGAAMIGWHGAAMLCYVTPKEHLGLPNEKDVKDGIIAYKIAAHAADVARHRPGARDRDDAISHARYTFDWDKQFALSLDPETARSMHDETLPDDYYKEAAFCSMCGPKFCSMNWSSKVDKFNESEFGLKKQDLTQIMTEQMALRG; encoded by the coding sequence ATGAGCTTGAACGGCGCGAACGGACATTCGAACGGCAACGGAAACGGCCATGCCACGGCCTCAAACGGCAATGGCTACAAGGTTCCTACCGGACGTGCGGAGTGGATCGTCAAGCGCAAGGCCGAGGCTGAGCGCACCGGCGACACGAATATGTCGCAGATGCACTTCGCGCGCAAGGGCCTCATCACGGAAGAGATGGCCTATGTCGCACAGCGCGAGAAGATCTCCGCGGAGCTGATCCGGTCTGAGGTCGCCAAGGGGACGATGATCATCCCGGCGAACATCAACCACGTCGAGCTTGAACCCATGGCCATTGGCGTCGAATCACTTTGCAAGATCAATGCCAATATCGGCAACTCGGCGCTGTCGTCGAATGTGGATGAGGAGCTGCGCAAGCTGCACACCGCCGTCCACTTCGGTGCGGACACCGTCATGGATCTTTCGACCGGTGGCGACATCCCCATGATCCGCGAGGCGATCCTGCGCCACTCGCCTGTTCCGATCGGCACAGTGCCGCTGTATGAAGCGCTCTCGCGTGTGAAGAAGGTCGAAGACCTGAACATCGATCTGTATCTCGAAGTCATCGAGGAGCAGGCGCAACAGGGTGTCGACTACTTCACCATCCACGCCGGCGTCCTGATCGAGTACGTTCCCTTGGTGGCGAAGCGCATCACTGGCATCGTCAGCCGCGGCGGAGCGATCCTTGCGCAGTGGATGACCTCGCACCACAAGCAAAACTTCCTTTACGAAAACTTCGACCGCATCACCAAGGTGATGGCGAAGTATGACGTGAGCTATTCATTGGGCGACGGCCTCCGTCCCGGCTGTCTTGCCGATGCGTCCGACGAGGCCCAGTTCGCCGAACTGAAGACGCTTGGCGAACTCACGCGGCACGCCTGGAAGTCGGATGTGCAGGTCATGATCGAAGGCCCCGGCCACATTCCGATGGACCAGATCAAGCTGCAGGTGGATAAGGAAGTCGAGCTCTGCGATGGAGCTCCGTTCTACGTTCTTGGGCCGCTGGTTACGGACATCGCTCCGGGCTACGATCACATCACTTCGGCTATCGGCGCGGCGATGATCGGCTGGCACGGCGCGGCGATGCTCTGCTACGTCACGCCGAAGGAGCACCTAGGGCTGCCAAATGAGAAGGACGTGAAGGACGGCATCATCGCCTACAAGATTGCGGCCCATGCTGCGGACGTTGCAAGACATCGTCCCGGTGCCCGCGATCGCGACGACGCGATCTCGCACGCCCGCTACACCTTCGACTGGGACAAACAGTTCGCGCTCTCGCTTGACCCGGAAACGGCGCGCTCGATGCACGACGAGACGCTGCCGGACGACTATTACAAGGAAGCGGCGTTTTGCAGCATGTGCGGGCCGAAGTTCTGCAGCATGAACTGGTCCAGCAAGGTGGATAAGTTCAACGAGAGCGAGTTTGGCTTGAAGAAGCAGGATCTGACGCAAATTATGACCGAGCAGATGGCCCTGCGGGGATAG